A stretch of [Clostridium] innocuum DNA encodes these proteins:
- a CDS encoding FUSC family protein — MKPDVLYQTAKRKILDALPDILFFLFLFYAILVLFGVQYVIVVSFVTLLYKIRRKRKQTPRRLCIMFFVQMALSILAFLASHSLLACVLLNIAVPFLLVFLQSSQFNQKGYMASAMGFVFLQLRPIPYTDFMTYLLVMACSLGFAVCCLLLSSYGYRREDDYALARKGIALLQEQLDAYLKQKTDQQRKEDLVNIQRSLYKQAYQSRGFTYIATKEGRLRYLFALLLQRSSYFLENMDNIPVCSEQQQVLLQRCMQFLKHAENFNCTDNSILLKEGQKLFTACRKKQDAVSLFLHNFLQLFLQILKDLQDNKKDAVHQEWKLPEERKLRNRLRMDSFEFRFASRLSLVLLCGFLFARLSKLDHSYWLVLNAFLLLQPMYEESAYRLKTRFIGTVFGCTVIYLVLPHFPGIAGHFLFASIVVSLMYCATPGTWIQAMFSTCFAITLTSLAMQETIAIEMRLTYVAVAILLVLIVNRFFFPTSRSGLFQANMKRMFHMQHSYLRILQGSLHAPLDYGIIMDALTSFHMVYDQILEYLQGSSENIELYRHLLSAFWHMSVEMEQMIFTVQHDTLTEDQEQSVEQFIHMCDAMIQSCEVGKTVQKEKRAFLTEDVSNNELFQLMQRYYRHASDISSICLSRQL, encoded by the coding sequence TTGAAACCGGATGTGTTATACCAGACAGCTAAGAGAAAAATCCTGGATGCCCTGCCGGACATTCTTTTCTTTTTGTTTTTATTTTATGCAATTCTTGTATTATTCGGTGTACAGTATGTGATCGTTGTATCCTTTGTGACTCTGCTCTATAAAATACGCAGAAAGAGGAAGCAGACACCGCGCAGATTATGTATCATGTTTTTTGTGCAGATGGCATTGAGCATACTGGCATTTCTGGCATCGCATTCCTTGCTTGCCTGTGTGCTGCTGAATATCGCAGTACCCTTTCTTCTTGTCTTTCTGCAATCCTCGCAGTTTAATCAAAAGGGATATATGGCAAGTGCCATGGGGTTTGTCTTTTTACAGCTGCGTCCGATACCCTATACAGATTTCATGACCTATCTGCTGGTAATGGCTTGTTCTCTTGGTTTTGCAGTATGCTGTCTGCTGCTGTCCTCCTATGGATATCGCAGAGAGGATGATTATGCACTGGCCAGAAAAGGGATAGCGCTTTTACAGGAACAGCTGGATGCCTATCTTAAACAGAAAACAGATCAGCAGCGGAAGGAAGATCTGGTGAATATTCAGAGATCGCTTTATAAGCAGGCATACCAGAGCCGCGGCTTCACCTATATCGCGACGAAGGAGGGAAGGCTGCGTTACCTGTTTGCATTACTTCTGCAGCGAAGCAGTTATTTCCTGGAAAATATGGATAATATCCCTGTATGCAGTGAACAGCAGCAGGTGCTTTTACAAAGATGTATGCAGTTCCTGAAGCATGCCGAGAATTTCAACTGTACGGATAATTCAATACTGCTGAAGGAAGGGCAGAAGCTGTTTACTGCCTGCCGAAAAAAGCAGGATGCCGTTTCCCTGTTTCTGCATAACTTTTTACAGCTCTTTTTGCAGATTCTCAAGGATTTGCAGGATAACAAAAAAGATGCAGTCCATCAGGAATGGAAGCTGCCGGAGGAACGAAAGCTGCGTAATCGGCTGCGTATGGACAGCTTTGAATTTCGTTTTGCAAGCCGTCTTTCTCTGGTTCTGCTCTGCGGATTTCTATTCGCCCGTTTGTCGAAGCTGGATCATTCCTACTGGCTGGTGCTGAATGCATTTCTGCTGCTGCAGCCCATGTATGAGGAAAGCGCCTATCGTCTGAAAACCAGATTCATCGGAACAGTCTTCGGCTGTACGGTTATTTATCTGGTACTTCCGCATTTTCCCGGCATTGCAGGACACTTTCTATTTGCCAGCATTGTCGTATCTCTGATGTATTGTGCAACACCGGGCACCTGGATTCAGGCAATGTTCTCTACCTGCTTTGCCATCACACTGACTTCGCTTGCCATGCAGGAAACAATCGCGATTGAGATGCGCCTTACCTATGTAGCTGTGGCAATTCTGCTTGTATTGATCGTCAACCGGTTCTTTTTTCCTACCAGTCGCAGCGGATTGTTTCAAGCAAACATGAAGCGGATGTTTCATATGCAGCATTCCTATCTGCGTATTCTGCAGGGGAGTCTGCATGCACCGCTGGATTACGGTATCATTATGGACGCATTAACCAGCTTTCATATGGTGTATGACCAGATACTGGAGTACCTGCAAGGCAGCAGTGAGAATATCGAGCTTTATCGCCATTTGCTGTCTGCGTTCTGGCATATGAGTGTGGAGATGGAGCAGATGATTTTTACCGTGCAGCATGATACCTTAACAGAGGACCAGGAGCAGTCAGTAGAGCAATTTATTCATATGTGTGATGCAATGATTCAAAGCTGTGAGGTGGGAAAGACTGTTCAAAAGGAGAAAAGGGCATTTCTTACTGAGGACGTATCTAACAATGAACTCTTTCAGCTTATGCAGCGATATTATCGGCATGCATCGGATATCAGCAGTATTTGCTTATCCAGACAGCTTTAA
- a CDS encoding ABC-F family ATP-binding cassette domain-containing protein has translation MLISVEHLSKRQNIKEIVNDVSFAIEDRDKIALIGVNGTGKTTLLRMLAGLETYEEGSITKKSGLRVSYLPQDPVFDEDDTILHQILSMDKEIQEFEAKSILGKLGISDSSLNISHLSGGQRKRVALARALLKPCDLLILDEPTNHLDNEMIEWLEAYLIRYAHALIMVTHDRYFLERVCNTMMEIDRGSMYTYHANYSTYLQEKAERESIQAAQEKKRQSILRKELAWMRAGVQARGTKSRERIERFHKLNDMESVKEQGQVVLDTITSRLGRKTIEIDAISKAYGSHVLFQNLSYTLTRNDRIGILGPNGCGKSTLLHVLAKDIEPDQGSVVLGETVKLAYFRQGCEEMDMSQKVIDYIRDSGNEIRTLEGTYSASQMLERFLFDSRMQHTPIGRLSGGERRRLYLLKILMQAPNILFLDEPTNDLDIQTLQILEDYLDNFNGAVIVVSHDRYFLDRICDKLFVFQNGNVQQFIGGYSAYMELGTAKEKKEKKKVERVSQQQLRMSSKEKQELEHMEEDIAALQEQLEHLDMKMNAAGDDFKKIQELADQRDILEQSIEEKMERWMFLEDKKQEIENAKGK, from the coding sequence ATGCTGATATCAGTAGAGCATCTGAGCAAACGCCAGAACATAAAAGAAATTGTCAACGATGTAAGTTTTGCCATCGAGGACCGGGATAAAATTGCATTGATCGGAGTAAACGGAACAGGGAAAACAACTCTGCTGCGTATGTTGGCAGGTCTGGAAACCTATGAGGAAGGATCTATCACGAAAAAAAGCGGATTGCGTGTATCCTATCTGCCACAGGACCCTGTCTTTGATGAAGACGATACCATTCTTCATCAGATACTGTCTATGGATAAGGAAATACAGGAATTCGAAGCAAAATCAATCCTGGGAAAGCTGGGGATTTCAGACAGCTCTTTGAATATATCCCATTTGAGCGGAGGACAGAGAAAGCGGGTTGCCCTTGCAAGAGCGCTGCTGAAGCCCTGTGATCTGCTGATTCTGGATGAGCCTACCAACCATCTGGATAATGAGATGATCGAATGGCTGGAAGCCTATCTGATCCGCTATGCACATGCATTGATCATGGTGACGCATGACCGTTATTTTCTTGAGCGTGTATGCAATACCATGATGGAAATTGACCGCGGCAGTATGTATACCTATCATGCAAACTATTCCACCTATCTGCAGGAAAAGGCAGAGAGAGAAAGCATACAGGCGGCACAGGAGAAGAAACGTCAAAGCATTCTTCGCAAGGAGCTGGCATGGATGCGTGCGGGCGTACAGGCGAGGGGAACGAAGAGCAGAGAGCGTATCGAACGATTTCATAAGCTGAATGACATGGAATCTGTAAAAGAACAGGGACAGGTTGTGCTGGATACGATAACTTCGCGTCTTGGCAGGAAAACAATAGAGATCGATGCGATTTCCAAGGCATATGGGAGTCATGTATTGTTTCAGAATCTGAGCTATACGCTTACTAGAAATGATCGTATCGGTATTCTGGGACCAAACGGCTGCGGCAAAAGTACACTGCTTCATGTACTGGCAAAGGATATAGAACCGGATCAGGGAAGCGTCGTGCTTGGTGAAACAGTTAAGCTTGCGTACTTTCGTCAGGGCTGCGAGGAAATGGATATGTCACAAAAGGTGATTGACTATATCCGGGACAGCGGTAATGAGATCCGTACACTGGAGGGAACCTACAGTGCATCACAGATGCTGGAACGGTTTCTGTTTGATTCCAGAATGCAGCATACTCCTATCGGCAGATTATCCGGAGGGGAACGCCGCCGTCTGTATTTATTGAAAATACTGATGCAGGCACCGAATATTCTTTTCCTAGATGAGCCTACCAACGATTTGGATATCCAGACCCTGCAGATACTTGAGGACTACCTGGATAATTTTAACGGTGCAGTCATTGTGGTATCCCATGATCGCTATTTTCTGGATCGTATATGCGATAAGCTGTTTGTATTTCAAAACGGAAATGTACAGCAATTTATCGGCGGATACAGTGCCTATATGGAACTGGGAACAGCAAAAGAGAAGAAGGAAAAGAAAAAAGTCGAGCGGGTTTCACAGCAGCAGCTTCGTATGAGCAGTAAGGAAAAGCAGGAGCTGGAGCATATGGAAGAGGATATAGCAGCTTTGCAGGAACAGCTGGAGCATTTGGACATGAAAATGAATGCTGCCGGAGATGACTTCAAGAAGATACAGGAGCTGGCAGATCAACGCGATATTCTGGAACAAAGCATAGAAGAGAAAATGGAGCGCTGGATGTTTCTGGAGGATAAAAAGCAGGAAATTGAAAACGCGAAGGGAAAATAA
- a CDS encoding tyrosine-type recombinase/integrase has product MLNKKRVLASEDILRYGRSEDSFDHMPSLEEWLLYFLEHFVKLNAKPNTYASFRSYIYSHICPLLGDYPLNEITEPILQTYVNIKHENGRLDGKGGLGVKTLKEHVMVLKLSFKRAIQLGIVSYDPCRCVEYPKEVKKEVRVLSVQEQKRLTAAITPVYKENSLLPVLIAIHAGLRIGEVSALRIEDICLSRRLIEVDESLNRVMTYNEDGTVSCPLVYQTTKSSRVRKVPMNEELYEGIVKALEKKKEGARSYGRPRASLPEDFREQVEYCQKNHIPLETYRRRTSLKKATFYKYVKVLQDADC; this is encoded by the coding sequence ATGTTGAACAAGAAACGTGTTCTCGCTTCAGAGGATATCCTGCGCTATGGCCGCAGTGAGGATTCCTTTGATCATATGCCCTCTCTTGAGGAGTGGCTGCTCTATTTCCTCGAGCATTTTGTGAAGCTGAACGCAAAGCCGAACACCTATGCCAGCTTCCGCAGCTATATCTACAGTCATATCTGCCCTCTGCTCGGTGATTATCCGCTGAATGAGATTACAGAACCTATCCTCCAGACCTATGTGAATATCAAGCATGAGAACGGCAGACTGGATGGAAAGGGAGGTCTGGGTGTCAAAACACTGAAGGAGCATGTCATGGTCCTGAAGCTCTCCTTCAAGCGGGCGATCCAGCTGGGTATCGTCTCCTATGATCCCTGCCGCTGTGTGGAATATCCAAAGGAAGTGAAGAAGGAGGTTCGCGTATTGAGCGTGCAGGAACAGAAGCGTCTGACAGCTGCCATCACACCTGTATATAAGGAAAATTCCCTGCTGCCGGTGCTGATCGCTATCCATGCGGGTCTTCGCATCGGAGAGGTGAGTGCACTGCGGATCGAGGATATCTGTCTGTCCAGGCGATTGATCGAGGTGGATGAATCGCTGAATCGCGTGATGACCTATAACGAAGATGGAACGGTCAGCTGTCCACTTGTCTATCAGACCACAAAATCCAGCAGAGTGCGCAAGGTACCGATGAATGAGGAGCTGTACGAGGGAATCGTGAAGGCGCTGGAAAAGAAGAAAGAGGGAGCGAGGAGCTATGGAAGACCGCGTGCAAGCCTGCCGGAGGATTTTCGGGAACAGGTGGAATACTGTCAGAAAAACCATATCCCGCTGGAGACCTACCGCAGAAGGACCTCACTGAAAAAGGCCACCTTTTATAAATATGTAAAGGTGCTGCAGGATGCGGATTGTTAG
- a CDS encoding NOL1/NOP2/sun family putative RNA methylase, whose product MNEQFLKRMQGYLQEEYEEYLKTLDEDAYRGLRVNTAKLSVDQFHDLKVCACQPSSICPESFYIPKDIKGLGNHPAHLAGLFYMQEPSAASAVEVLDVQRDDWVLDMCAAPGGKSTQIAAKLQDRGFLVSNEIESRRAQILLSNMERLGFSRCMITNTHPQQIAKEMSGWFDRVLVDAPCSGEGMFKKHSKAMDDWSEEHVLACAQRQLHILDSAYAALKEDGTLVYSTCTYSMEENEQVVYAFMEQHPDMELVDCGVAFGRSGLPYLDLDTEKLRRIFPMDQGEGHFVAKFKKHGVQAESRKREEKPAVVPVFVTQFIKQSLQEQPAFLYENSGRIYAMQQPFLKLKDIRILRQGCQIGEVVKNRLEPHQHFYVSNAYGAGMKQCYEMDDAQCLSFLQGQQLPIAGYKGYTQMLWKGYALGFAKGDGMVLKNKYPKGLRIH is encoded by the coding sequence ATGAACGAACAATTTTTAAAACGTATGCAGGGATATCTGCAGGAGGAATATGAGGAATATCTGAAAACGCTGGATGAGGACGCTTATCGCGGGCTTCGTGTGAATACGGCAAAGCTGTCTGTCGATCAGTTTCACGACTTGAAGGTATGTGCCTGCCAACCATCCTCCATCTGTCCGGAGTCCTTTTATATACCAAAGGACATAAAGGGGCTTGGTAATCATCCTGCGCATCTGGCAGGTCTGTTCTATATGCAGGAGCCAAGTGCCGCCAGTGCTGTTGAGGTTCTGGATGTACAGCGGGATGACTGGGTGCTGGATATGTGTGCGGCACCCGGTGGGAAAAGCACGCAGATTGCTGCTAAGCTGCAGGATCGTGGTTTTCTTGTCAGTAATGAAATTGAAAGCAGGCGGGCACAGATTCTGCTATCGAATATGGAACGCCTCGGCTTTTCGCGATGCATGATTACGAACACCCATCCGCAGCAAATCGCAAAGGAAATGAGTGGCTGGTTTGACCGAGTACTGGTGGATGCCCCATGCAGCGGGGAAGGCATGTTTAAAAAGCATTCCAAGGCAATGGATGACTGGAGTGAGGAGCATGTGCTTGCCTGTGCACAGCGGCAGCTGCACATTCTGGATAGTGCTTATGCCGCATTAAAGGAGGATGGCACGCTCGTGTATTCAACCTGTACGTATTCCATGGAGGAAAATGAACAGGTGGTATATGCATTCATGGAGCAGCATCCGGATATGGAGCTTGTAGATTGCGGTGTTGCGTTTGGGCGCAGTGGGCTGCCCTATCTGGATTTGGATACGGAAAAGCTGCGAAGAATTTTTCCTATGGATCAGGGAGAAGGTCATTTCGTGGCGAAGTTCAAAAAGCACGGTGTGCAGGCAGAGAGTCGCAAACGGGAAGAAAAGCCGGCTGTGGTTCCGGTATTTGTAACACAGTTTATAAAGCAGTCCCTGCAGGAGCAGCCTGCCTTTCTATATGAAAATAGCGGTCGTATATATGCCATGCAACAGCCATTTTTAAAGCTGAAGGACATCCGTATTCTTCGACAGGGCTGTCAGATTGGTGAAGTCGTGAAAAATCGTCTGGAGCCGCATCAGCATTTCTATGTTTCCAATGCTTACGGAGCGGGCATGAAACAGTGTTATGAGATGGATGATGCGCAATGTCTCAGCTTTTTGCAGGGGCAGCAGCTGCCAATAGCAGGGTATAAGGGTTACACGCAGATGCTGTGGAAAGGATATGCGCTCGGCTTTGCCAAAGGGGATGGCATGGTTTTAAAAAACAAGTATCCCAAGGGACTGCGGATTCACTAA
- a CDS encoding NADH peroxidase: protein MAKFVCSVCGYVHEGDAAPEFCPICKAPAEKFTKQEGEMSWAAEHVVGVAQGAPEDIMNDLRMNYEGECSEVGMYLAMARVAHREGYPEIGLYYEKAAYEEAEHAAKFAELLGEVITDSTKKNLEMRVDAENGATAGKFDLAKRAKALNLDAIHDTVHEMARDEARHGKAFKGLLDRYFK from the coding sequence ATGGCTAAATTTGTATGCAGTGTTTGCGGTTATGTTCACGAAGGGGATGCAGCTCCGGAGTTTTGTCCGATCTGTAAGGCGCCTGCTGAAAAATTCACAAAGCAGGAAGGTGAAATGAGCTGGGCAGCAGAGCATGTTGTCGGTGTTGCACAGGGTGCGCCGGAAGATATTATGAACGATCTGCGCATGAACTATGAAGGTGAATGCAGCGAGGTTGGTATGTACCTGGCAATGGCACGTGTAGCTCACCGTGAAGGTTATCCGGAAATCGGATTGTATTATGAAAAAGCAGCATATGAGGAAGCTGAGCATGCTGCGAAGTTTGCAGAGCTGCTGGGTGAAGTGATCACCGATTCCACAAAGAAAAATCTGGAAATGCGTGTAGATGCAGAAAACGGTGCAACTGCAGGTAAATTTGATCTTGCAAAACGTGCAAAGGCATTGAATCTGGATGCAATTCACGACACAGTACATGAAATGGCTCGTGATGAGGCAAGACATGGGAAAGCGTTCAAGGGTCTGCTGGATCGCTATTTCAAATAA
- a CDS encoding YwaF family protein encodes MKDFFTFYTDIRNMAVPFTAFSLYHMLFLALAILLITALFSYYRRLDAGKQRRMQVIMAIYFLVEELLYTTWLFLFCHEQVWHQILPLELCSLCVYMNALTVYLKKDTLRFFSGVVGLCAGLIAMVYPANISELYPVLSYRTINFYILHASFVLFALIQLQDRTLLQYHYMKKNFLIICGMFTTAFIINLNLHTQYMFVGIPPKISFIASLYHITGIMMFLPTILLALFLIQCAVVFLLRRVYRVKQDMQGSV; translated from the coding sequence ATGAAGGATTTTTTTACATTTTATACGGATATTAGAAATATGGCTGTGCCGTTTACGGCATTCAGCCTCTACCATATGCTGTTTCTCGCTCTGGCGATACTTCTGATTACGGCGCTGTTTTCTTATTATCGGCGTCTGGATGCCGGAAAACAGCGGCGAATGCAGGTCATAATGGCGATTTACTTTCTAGTGGAGGAGCTGCTGTATACAACCTGGCTGTTTCTGTTTTGCCATGAACAGGTGTGGCATCAGATCCTGCCGCTGGAGCTTTGCTCTCTGTGCGTCTATATGAATGCACTGACAGTCTATCTGAAGAAGGACACCCTGCGGTTTTTCAGCGGTGTCGTCGGTCTTTGTGCCGGTCTGATTGCCATGGTGTATCCTGCCAACATCAGTGAGCTGTATCCGGTGCTGTCTTATCGGACCATTAACTTTTACATACTCCATGCCTCCTTTGTTTTATTTGCACTCATACAGCTGCAGGATCGTACATTGCTGCAGTACCATTATATGAAAAAAAATTTTCTGATTATCTGCGGCATGTTTACAACAGCGTTTATTATCAATCTGAATCTGCATACGCAGTATATGTTTGTCGGAATTCCACCGAAGATCAGCTTTATCGCAAGTCTGTATCACATTACGGGAATCATGATGTTTCTGCCGACTATCCTGCTGGCACTGTTTCTCATTCAGTGTGCAGTGGTATTTCTATTGCGCAGAGTGTACCGTGTGAAACAGGATATGCAGGGGTCTGTGTGA
- a CDS encoding ParB N-terminal domain-containing protein codes for MKIEAAALSEIQFKECAYPKTLKDSLKRIGLNFPIHVRKLRDGYQCVDGAKRLSAIQQILKEDPAFHKFQSIRILVVETARTAPPYHLHNHH; via the coding sequence ATGAAAATAGAAGCAGCAGCGCTATCGGAAATACAATTTAAGGAATGCGCCTATCCCAAGACGTTAAAGGACAGTCTGAAACGCATCGGACTTAACTTTCCTATCCATGTTCGAAAGCTAAGGGACGGCTATCAGTGTGTGGACGGAGCCAAGCGCCTGAGTGCCATACAGCAGATTTTAAAAGAGGATCCAGCTTTTCACAAGTTTCAAAGCATTCGCATACTCGTCGTGGAAACCGCAAGAACAGCTCCTCCGTATCATCTTCACAACCATCATTGA
- a CDS encoding DUF1836 domain-containing protein: protein MSNLRRDLILWSDTLQDFHLPRWEELPNFDLYLDQVITLIEGYLQNLFDEENDTILTAAMINNYVKLKLIPKAEKKRYNRMHIAYLIAITILKQVLTISEVKQGIEYQAGINGLKEAFNLFCEEQEAAIKAVADHLKNQDSTFLLEGITVQNTAIKMATMSFAGKLVAEKILHLQNSYTARL from the coding sequence ATGAGCAATCTGCGCAGAGATTTGATTCTGTGGAGCGATACACTTCAGGATTTTCATCTTCCCCGCTGGGAGGAGCTGCCGAACTTTGATTTATATCTGGACCAGGTAATAACGCTGATTGAAGGATATTTGCAAAATCTGTTTGATGAAGAAAATGATACGATTCTGACCGCTGCCATGATCAATAACTATGTTAAGCTGAAGCTGATTCCCAAGGCGGAAAAGAAACGCTATAACCGCATGCATATCGCCTATCTGATTGCAATCACCATTTTGAAGCAGGTGCTGACGATCAGCGAGGTGAAGCAGGGAATTGAATATCAGGCGGGCATCAATGGTCTGAAGGAAGCCTTTAATCTATTTTGTGAGGAGCAGGAAGCAGCGATTAAGGCAGTCGCAGATCATTTAAAAAATCAGGACAGCACCTTTCTTCTGGAGGGAATCACCGTGCAGAATACGGCAATCAAAATGGCTACGATGTCCTTTGCGGGCAAGCTGGTCGCAGAAAAGATTCTGCATCTGCAAAATTCCTATACTGCACGATTATAA
- a CDS encoding alpha-mannosyltransferase — MTKEFENLNLLLFYRWKRSYKFYGIVFALYLAFCLFALLMKGEQLGWVRYEVYFGSRPCLLLFLAALSVVIVYQVATLLYMQLRSNALHRYLILPQSRVPFMLSELLMNISAIVILLLLQYAVYYIGYRYYMTLAPFYNLKNGFYLSIVRSGMLKYLFPLTITQLLIIVSSIVTVSAMTVYLGVYYQRLQSYILCIANIAGVLFVWGMPSGIQFDVQRGMQLALMLVLDGLMVLSFRNSMNRNQYGGR; from the coding sequence ATGACAAAGGAATTTGAAAATCTGAATCTGCTTCTGTTTTACCGGTGGAAGCGAAGCTATAAATTTTACGGTATCGTATTTGCGCTGTATCTGGCATTCTGTTTATTTGCTCTGTTGATGAAGGGAGAACAGCTCGGCTGGGTCCGCTATGAGGTATATTTCGGCTCGCGGCCATGTCTGCTTCTGTTTCTTGCTGCCCTCAGTGTGGTGATCGTTTATCAGGTGGCAACACTTCTCTACATGCAGCTGCGCTCCAATGCACTGCATCGCTATCTGATACTTCCCCAATCCCGTGTGCCATTTATGCTGTCGGAGCTGCTTATGAATATCAGTGCCATCGTCATACTTCTGTTATTGCAGTATGCGGTGTATTATATCGGATACCGGTACTATATGACGCTTGCCCCCTTCTATAACCTGAAAAACGGTTTCTATTTATCCATTGTCAGAAGCGGCATGCTGAAATACTTGTTCCCATTGACAATCACCCAGCTTCTGATCATCGTAAGCAGTATTGTGACGGTATCCGCTATGACAGTGTATCTGGGGGTATATTACCAGAGGCTGCAAAGCTATATCCTGTGCATTGCCAATATTGCAGGTGTTTTGTTTGTATGGGGCATGCCGAGCGGGATACAGTTTGATGTACAGCGCGGTATGCAGCTGGCTCTGATGCTGGTGCTGGATGGTCTGATGGTGCTGAGCTTTCGCAATTCCATGAATCGCAACCAGTACGGAGGTCGATGA